In Panicum virgatum strain AP13 chromosome 4N, P.virgatum_v5, whole genome shotgun sequence, a single window of DNA contains:
- the LOC120668503 gene encoding aquaporin NIP1-4-like yields MARREDDSYTNGSVYEASVEEGMKDKSEAYAEADDVGGQPEEASDGDALCGVQASVAFIQQLIAEFLATFFLIFAGCGVSTVNEKNGMATFPGVAVVWGMTVMAMIYAVGHVSGAHINPAVTVGFAISGRFPWKKVPAYMVVQTVAATAASLMLRLMFGGRHEPAPVTAPTGSNMQSLVLEFIITFYLMFVIMAVATDDRAVGQMAGLAVGGTIMLNALFAGPVSGASMNPARSIGPALVGSKYRALWVYIFGPVAGAAAGAWAYNLVRRTDRTLGEIKSAIIRPAN; encoded by the exons ATGGCGAGGCGAGAAGACGACTCGTACACCAACGGGTCGGTGTACGAGGCGTCCGTGGAGGAAGGGATGAAGGACAAGTCGGAGGCGTACGCCGAGGCCGACGACGTCGGCGGGCAGCCTGAGGAGGccagcgacggcgacgcgctCTGCGGCGTGCAGGCGTCAGTTGCTTTCATCCAGCAGCTCATCGCGGAGTTCCTGGCGACCTTCTTCCTCATCTTCGCCGGATGCGGGGTCAGCACGGTGAACGAGAAGAACGGCATGGCCACGTTCCCGGGCGTCGCCGTGGTGTGGGGCATGACCGTCATGGCCATGATCTACGCCGTCGGCCACGTCTCCGGCGCGCACATCAACCCCGCCGTCACCGTCGGCTTCGCCATCTCCGGCCGCTTCCCATGGAAAAAG GTGCCGGCGTACATGGTGGTGCAGACGGTGGCGGCGACAGCGGCGAGCCTGATGCTGCGGCTGATGTTCGGCGGGCGACACGAGCCCGCCCCGGTGACGGCGCCGACCGGCTCCAACATGCAGTCGCTCGTCCTCGAGTTCATCATCACCTTCTACCTCATGTTCGTCATCATGGCCGTCGCCACCGACGACCGAGCG GTCGGGCAGATGGCCGGACTCGCGGTGGGCGGAACCATCATGCTCAACGCGCTGTTCGCCGG GCCGGTGTCGGGGGCGTCGATGAACCCGGCGAGGAGCATCGGGCCGGCGCTGGTGGGGAGCAAGTACAGGGCGCTGTGGGTGTACATCTTCGGGCctgtcgccggcgcggcggccggggcgtggGCGTACAACCTCGTCCGCCGCACCGACAGGACGCTCGGCGAGATCAAGAGCGCCATCATCCGGCCAGCAAATTGA